A region of SAR324 cluster bacterium DNA encodes the following proteins:
- a CDS encoding tyrosine-type recombinase/integrase, whose translation ARIKSLRRLLNAEGKVQELPVRQLELFVAQRTLEDSPMKKGEKIAPKTVKEELSLLKSIFKKAVEIGELSAVPIRGTSYPEIEVNNIRERIFSEEEFQRLLEATPLWLQGIIIMAQGTSIRQNEIVQLTWDAVDLERGFVRLKAKDTKTRTSRIVKLLPHVVKMLSEIPRVNHTRKVFLSALEKPLPYWTTYCHDTWKNALATVGITDACFHDLRHDFITKAIRKGTRPYIVMKQVGHKSDVMLRRYQLIDEDDLEMLEM comes from the coding sequence GGCAAGAATCAAATCCCTGAGGCGGCTGCTCAATGCTGAGGGAAAAGTACAAGAATTGCCAGTACGTCAACTGGAGCTTTTTGTGGCACAAAGAACTCTAGAAGATTCTCCAATGAAAAAGGGGGAGAAAATTGCGCCCAAGACTGTGAAGGAGGAATTGAGTCTGCTGAAAAGTATTTTCAAGAAGGCAGTAGAGATTGGTGAACTCTCGGCAGTTCCAATCAGAGGAACAAGCTATCCAGAGATAGAGGTGAATAACATCAGAGAAAGAATTTTTTCAGAAGAGGAGTTTCAAAGATTGCTGGAAGCAACCCCTCTATGGCTGCAGGGAATCATTATCATGGCTCAAGGCACCAGCATACGTCAGAATGAAATCGTTCAGCTAACGTGGGACGCTGTTGATTTGGAAAGAGGTTTTGTTCGGCTTAAGGCAAAAGATACGAAGACGAGGACATCCCGTATCGTAAAACTTCTACCTCACGTGGTGAAGATGCTAAGTGAAATCCCCAGAGTGAACCACACAAGAAAAGTTTTTCTCTCAGCACTTGAAAAGCCGCTGCCCTATTGGACTACCTACTGCCATGACACATGGAAAAATGCCTTGGCAACAGTAGGAATCACGGATGCCTGCTTCCATGATCTTCGACATGATTTCATCACCAAGGCTATTCGAAAGGGGACAAGACCCTACATAGTGATGAAGCAGGTTGGCCACAAAAGTGATGTGATGCTCAGGAGATATCAACTCATTGACGAAGATGATTTGGAAATGCTGGAAATGTAG